One region of Cygnus atratus isolate AKBS03 ecotype Queensland, Australia chromosome 25, CAtr_DNAZoo_HiC_assembly, whole genome shotgun sequence genomic DNA includes:
- the TMEM98 gene encoding transmembrane protein 98 codes for METVVIVAIGVLATIFLASFVALVVVCRQRYCRPKDLLHPYDTKPIVDLIGAMETQSEPSELELDDVVITNPHIEAILENEDWIEDASGLVSHCIAILKICHTLTEKLVAMTMGSGARVKSPSSLGDIIVVAKRISPRVDDVVRSMYPPLDPKLLDARAAALLLSVSHLVLVTRSACHQPGARDWVDRSLAAAEEHMAALRQAAMATEPERPPATDPFRQEQSAI; via the exons ATGGAGACGGTCGTCATCGTGGCCATCGGGGTGCTGGCCACCATCTTCCTGGCGTCCTTCGTGGCGCTGGTGGTGGTGTGCCGGCAGCGCTACTGCCGCCCCAAAGACCTCCTGCACCCCTACGACACCAA GCCCATTGTGGACCTCATCGGGGCGATGGAGACGCAGTCGGAGCCCTCGGAGCTGGAGCTGGACGACGTGGTCATCACCAACCCACACATTGAGGCCATCCTGGAGAACGAGGACTGGATCGAGGACGCCTC GGGCCTGGTCTCACACTGCATCGCCATCCTGAAG ATCTGCCACACGCTGACGGAGAAGCTGGTGGCCATGACCATGGGCTCGGGTGCCCGCGTGAAGTCGCCCTCCAGCCTGGGTGACATCATCGTGGTGGCCAAACGCATCAGCCCCAG GGTGGACGACGTGGTGAGATCCATGTACCCGCCGCTGGACCCCAAGCTGCTGGACGCCAG GGCCGCGGCGCTGCTGCTGTCCGTCAGCCACCTGGTGCTGGTGACGCGCAGCGCCTGCCACCAGCCCGGTGCCCGCGACTGGGTGGACCGCTCGCTGGCGGCCGCGGAGGAGCACATGGCCGCGCTGCGCCAGGCCGCCATGGCCACCGAGCCCGAGCGCCCGCCGGCCACCGACCCCTTCCGGCAGGAGCAGTCGGCCATCTGA
- the ARHGAP27 gene encoding rho GTPase-activating protein 27 — MESAGAPEEVYVLVEYGFEYRAKDGTLVSIKPNERYVLLKRTNDHWWHVRKSRDARPFYIPAQYVKELPPITSPAPLYHEEPEPEPEPPAAYEYRFIGAAPTAREDLLPTLSSFRAAPAPRPHPAEPTRPTQSLDNLARATPVPHGATTMGPHGDPPARPRPLSKSHSETLCVPSKDTDTARRPGSDHVAQVRKESEEPPAHVYLNIQELQEEAATGSSAPPAPEEPRGSGTDWETHMDTDSGHLFYYNPVTGETTWDCPFEQAEDGVSPAASPASSLAHSPQFAEWGQYVDEASGQAFFYNSVTGETSWDPPHMGDSSQDMYPGLTPYSPMEQRPPTPETDYPDLSPDELEGYPEEDYSPLGSYEQGAAHYLPPRYPEELGSSPGWYGHSHPEGAPGYPEHFGTETVLAGGRHHRASSSSSQDSGLLAWPSCTPMAPGLKEEKFKSLDKAGVLNRTKTADRGKRLRKNWSSSWTVLEGGILTFFKDSKHSSTGALRHPGNLTMPEHTVELRGATVTWAGKDKSSKKHVLELRTREGSEFLIQHDSEQIIVTWQKAIADSIARLGTDFPAEDDTESGTEFGSREKLGASGQAAGMAESDSSKVRNKLRKFLQRRPTLQSLRERGYIKDQVFGCSLQVLCERERGTVPRFVQQCIQTVERRGLDIDGLYRVSGNLATIQKLRYKVDHDEHLDLDDGRWEDIHVITGALKLFFRELPEPLVPFGHFDKFIAAIKMQEPVRRGRCIRDLVYSLPLANHDTMMLLFRHLCRVIEYKEENRMSVQSVAIVFGPTLLRPASEEGNMAMHMVFQNQVVEHILNQYSYIFPDG; from the exons ATGGAGTCGGCGGGGGCGCCGGAGGAGGTCTATGTGCTGGTGGAGTACGGCTTCGAGTACCGGGCCAAGGACGGGACGCTGGTCTCCATCAAGCCCAACGAGCGCTACGTCCTGCTGAAGCGCACCAACGACCACTGGTGGCACGTGAGGAAGAGCCGGGACGCGCGGCCCTTCTACATCCCGGCCCAGTACGTCAAGGAGCTGCCCCCCATCACCTCCCCGGCACCACTCTACCACGAGGAGCCagagccggagccggagccgccgGCAGCCTACGAGTACCGCTTCATCGGCGCAGCACCCACGGCCAGGGAGGATTTGCTGCCCACCCTCAGCTCTTtccgggcagccccagcaccgagACCCCACCCCGCCGAGCCCACGCGGCCCACACAGTCCCTGGACAACCTGGCCAGGGCGACACCGGTGCCACATGGTGCCACCACCATGGGACCCCATGGGGACCCCCCCGCACGCCCTCGGCCGCTCAGCAAGAGCCACTCGGAAACCCTCTGCGTGCCCAGCAAGGACACGGACACGGCGAGGCGGCCGGGGTCCGACCACGTGGCTCAG GTGCGCAAGGAGTCAGAGGAGCCGCCTGCCCACGTCTACCTCAAcatccaggagctgcaggaggaagccGCCACGGGCAGCTCGGCCCCGCCAGCGCCCGAGGAGCCCCGCGGCTCTGGGACGGACTGGGAAACCCACATGGACACGGACTCTGGACACTTGTTTTATTACAACCCAGTCACCGGCGAGACCACGTGGGATTGTCCCTTTGAGCAGGCAGAAGATGGAGTGAGTCCCGCCGCCTCGCCCGCCTCCTCGCTCGCCCACAGCCCGCAGTTTGCCGAGTGGGGCCAGTACGTGGACGAAGCCAGCGGACAGGCTTTTTTCTATAATTCGGTAACAGGTGAGACGTCGTGGGACCCCCCACACATGGGAGACAGCTCCCAGGATATGTACCCTGGGCTGACGCCGTACAGCCCCATGGAGCAGCGG CCGCCCACTCCGGAAACGGATTATCCCGACCTGTCTCCGGATGAGCTGGAGGGCTACCCCGAGGAGGACTACTCACCCCTGGGCTCCTATGAGCAGGGGGCTGCTCACTATCTGCCCCCGAGGTACCCTGAGGAGCTGGGCTCGTCCCCAGGCTGGTACGGGCACAGCCACCCCGAGGGAGCACCCGGCTACCCCGAGCACTTCGGCACAGAGACG GTCCTGGCGGGTGGCCGGCACCAccgagccagcagcagctccagccaggaCAGCGGGCTCCTCGCCTGGCCCAGCTGCACGCCAATGGCACCGGGGCTGAAGGAGGAGAAG TTCAAAAGCCTCGACAAGGCCGGCGTGCTCAACAGGACCAAGACGGCGGACAGGGGGAAGCGGTTGAG GAAAAACTGGAGCTCGTCCTGGACTGTGCTGGAGGGCGGGATCCTGACCTTCTTCAAGGACTCCAAGCACTCGTCCACTGGTGCCCTG AGGCACCCGGGCAACCTGACCATGCCGGAGCACACGGTGGAGCTGCGTGGGGCCACTGTCACCTGGGCCGGCAAGGACAAATCCAGCAAGAAGCACGTCCTGGAG CTGAGGACGCGGGAGGGCTCCGAGTTCCTCATCCAGCACGACTCGGAGCAGATCATCGTCACCTGGCAGAAGGCCATCGCGGACAGCATTGCCCGGCTG GGCACTGACTTCCCTGCCGAGGATGACACCGAGAGCGGGACGGAATTCGGGTCCCGGGAGAAGCTGGGAG CGTCCGGGCAGGCTGCGGGCATGGCCGAGAGCGACTCGAGCAAAGTGCGCAACAAACTCCGCAAGTTCCTGCAGAGGCGGCCGACGCTGCAGTCCCTGCGTGAGCGGGGCTACATCAAGG ACCAGGTCTTCGGCTGCTCCCTACAAGTGCTGTGTGAGAGGGAGCGCGGCACCGTGCCCCGCTTCGTCCAGCAGTGCATCCAGACCGTGGAGAGGAGAG GGCTGGATATAGACGGGCTGTACCGGGTCAGCGGCAACCTGGCCACCATCCAGAAGCTGCGCTACAAAGTGGACCACG ATGAGCACCTGGACCTGGACGATGGGCGCTGGGAGGACATCCACGTCATCACTGGTGCCCTGAAGCTCTTCTTCCGCGAGCTGCCTGAGCCGCTTGtcccctttggccactttgaCAAGTTCATTGCTGCCATCA AGATGCAGGAGCCGGTGCGGCGGGGACGCTGCATCCGTGACCTGGTGTATTCCCTCCCGCTTGCCAACCACGACACCATGATGCTCCTCTTCCGGCACCTCTGCAG GGTGATTGAGTACAAGGAGGAGAACCGCATGTCGGTGCAGAGCGTCGCCATCGTCTTCGGCCCCACATTGCTGCGGCCGGCGAGCGAGGAGGGCAACATGGCCATGCACATGGTCTTCCAGAACCAGGTGGTGGAGCACATCCTCAACCAGTACAGCTACATCTTCCCCGACGGCTAA